One stretch of Wolbachia endosymbiont of Armadillidium arcangelii DNA includes these proteins:
- a CDS encoding phage tail protein — MSVHIEVNSIESVNAKRKKIELAIVRALNRTALWLKSQAAKEISEEKKSLIRKRLRIFKAKTSRLEVLIRASLYDIRASAIGKIQKTRRGSKVGKHEFIGGFAAVIPKGNSGMFKREGRAALPIQEVKLPLEPEGSRIIKDLVNYESERVFEKYFKHELNYILKV; from the coding sequence ATGTCTGTGCATATAGAAGTTAATAGTATAGAAAGTGTAAACGCTAAAAGAAAAAAAATAGAATTAGCAATAGTGAGAGCGTTAAACAGAACAGCACTATGGCTAAAATCACAAGCAGCTAAGGAAATTAGTGAGGAAAAGAAAAGTTTGATAAGAAAGAGATTAAGAATTTTTAAAGCAAAAACAAGCAGATTAGAAGTGTTAATTAGAGCAAGTCTCTATGACATTAGAGCATCGGCAATTGGAAAAATACAAAAAACAAGAAGAGGATCGAAAGTAGGAAAGCATGAGTTTATAGGAGGATTTGCAGCAGTTATACCAAAAGGAAATAGCGGTATGTTTAAACGTGAAGGAAGGGCAGCATTGCCAATACAAGAAGTAAAGCTACCACTGGAACCTGAAGGCTCAAGAATAATAAAAGACCTTGTTAATTATGAGAGTGAGAGAGTGTTTGAGAAATACTTTAAGCATGAGCTAAACTATATTTTAAA
- a CDS encoding head decoration protein, with the protein MSCISEQNNLGDLLKYEVSSLYSRDQITVAKGQNLKLGTVVALDKDNMIKIIDPTSTDGAIGVITSDVNATENTKAVIITRGAILADHAVVWPANINEEQKNAAVKQLEARGIIIRKGV; encoded by the coding sequence ATGAGTTGTATAAGCGAACAAAATAATCTGGGTGACCTATTAAAGTATGAGGTGTCAAGTCTATATTCAAGAGATCAGATAACAGTAGCAAAGGGACAAAATCTTAAACTTGGTACAGTAGTGGCTCTCGATAAAGATAACATGATTAAGATAATAGATCCAACTTCAACAGATGGAGCAATAGGTGTAATAACAAGTGATGTAAATGCGACAGAAAATACCAAAGCAGTAATTATTACTCGTGGTGCAATACTAGCAGATCATGCGGTTGTGTGGCCAGCAAATATTAATGAAGAGCAGAAAAATGCAGCAGTAAAGCAACTTGAAGCACGAGGGATCATCATCCGCAAAGGAGTTTAA
- a CDS encoding phage portal protein, whose amino-acid sequence MLLKSFKQLFSKPKIKSSAWDGAGSGRRFFHFQPELGSINNLLSQNLETLRSRSRDMVRKNPYAANIIDTIVSNSIGTGIKPQSKARDGEFRKKVQELWLRWTDEADSNGVSDFYGLQALVCRSMIEGGECFVRLRHRKLEDGFSVPLQLQVLESEHLDNKSNQTLANGNVIRNGIEFNKLGQRKAYYLFREHPGEGSFGESVRVPANDVLHIYKPLRPGQIRGEPWLSSILLKLYELDQYDDAELVRKKTAAMFAGFITRLDPEANILGEGESNEQGVALSGLEPGIMQLLDPGEDIKFSEPSDVGGSYMRQQLRAIAIGKGITYEQLTGDLTGVNYSSIRAGLIEFRRRCAMLQHNVIVFQFCRPIWNRWLELAVLSGELCIDEKVVKAAKEEVKWIPQGFDWVDPLKDQQAQQMAVRNGFKSRSEVVSEMGYDVEEIDQEIAEDQKRANSFGLCFDCDVNVP is encoded by the coding sequence ATGTTATTAAAATCGTTCAAACAACTATTTAGTAAGCCAAAAATCAAAAGTTCTGCTTGGGATGGAGCAGGCTCAGGAAGAAGATTTTTTCACTTTCAACCAGAGTTAGGAAGTATAAACAATTTGCTGTCTCAAAACCTTGAAACTTTACGTAGTCGATCACGTGACATGGTGAGAAAAAATCCATATGCAGCAAATATAATTGATACGATAGTAAGTAACTCTATTGGAACAGGAATAAAACCACAATCAAAAGCAAGAGATGGAGAATTTCGAAAGAAGGTGCAAGAATTATGGCTAAGATGGACAGATGAAGCAGATAGTAACGGAGTAAGTGATTTTTATGGATTACAAGCTCTGGTATGTAGGAGCATGATAGAAGGTGGGGAGTGTTTTGTACGCCTCCGACATCGTAAACTCGAAGATGGATTTTCTGTACCATTGCAACTTCAAGTATTGGAATCAGAGCATTTGGACAATAAGAGCAATCAAACACTAGCCAATGGTAATGTAATAAGAAACGGGATTGAGTTTAACAAACTTGGGCAAAGAAAGGCATATTACTTATTTAGAGAACATCCAGGCGAAGGCTCATTTGGAGAATCAGTGAGAGTACCAGCAAACGATGTTTTACATATCTATAAACCACTAAGACCTGGTCAGATTCGAGGAGAGCCATGGCTTTCGAGTATACTGCTAAAGCTCTATGAACTTGATCAATATGATGATGCAGAGCTGGTGAGAAAGAAAACTGCAGCAATGTTTGCAGGGTTTATTACAAGACTCGATCCTGAGGCAAATATTTTAGGAGAAGGTGAAAGTAATGAGCAAGGAGTAGCACTATCTGGTTTAGAGCCTGGAATAATGCAACTTTTAGACCCAGGAGAGGACATAAAATTTTCAGAGCCATCTGATGTTGGAGGAAGTTATATGAGACAGCAACTGAGGGCAATAGCAATAGGTAAAGGAATAACATATGAGCAACTAACAGGAGATTTAACCGGCGTTAATTATTCATCCATTCGAGCAGGGCTGATAGAGTTTCGCAGAAGGTGTGCAATGTTACAGCATAACGTGATAGTGTTCCAGTTTTGTAGACCTATTTGGAATAGATGGCTAGAGTTAGCAGTACTTTCTGGAGAACTCTGTATAGATGAAAAAGTAGTAAAAGCAGCGAAAGAAGAAGTAAAATGGATACCACAGGGATTTGATTGGGTGGATCCTTTAAAAGATCAACAAGCACAGCAAATGGCAGTAAGAAATGGCTTCAAGAGCCGCTCAGAAGTAGTATCAGAAATGGGTTACGATGTAGAAGAAATTGACCAAGAAATAGCAGAAGATCAAAAGCGTGCTAATTCTTTTGGACTTTGTTTCGATTGTGACGTTAATGTGCCATAA
- a CDS encoding type II toxin-antitoxin system RelE family toxin — MRRAVDSRLATNPKAIGKALSHEFKGYFRIRVSDYRVIYRINYSKHTVTITAMGHRKDIYERSPE, encoded by the coding sequence GTGAGAAGAGCTGTAGATAGTCGTCTTGCAACCAACCCTAAAGCAATAGGTAAAGCATTATCGCATGAATTCAAAGGGTATTTTAGGATACGAGTAAGTGATTATCGTGTAATTTATAGGATAAACTACTCAAAACACACAGTAACTATTACTGCAATGGGACATCGGAAGGACATTTATGAACGCAGCCCAGAATAA